In a genomic window of beta proteobacterium MWH-UniP1:
- a CDS encoding CinA family protein — MANPTEISDRFTLLLGLSLGFALRRHRGRLMAAESCTGGLVSHWVTAIGGSSHWFDGAVVSYANAAKEGLLGVSGHALEEYGAVSEPIARQMADGIRQRHTELPLGHRGPHYSLSVTGIAGPQGGRPDKPVGLVWFGWSGPAGTDTQVQQFRGDRAQIQRQAAAWAMAGMFARACRR; from the coding sequence ATGGCAAACCCCACAGAGATCTCGGACCGCTTTACGCTGCTGTTGGGGCTGAGCCTTGGCTTTGCGTTGCGCCGCCATCGCGGCCGCCTCATGGCCGCTGAATCTTGCACTGGGGGGCTGGTGAGTCACTGGGTCACGGCGATTGGGGGGTCGAGTCATTGGTTTGATGGGGCAGTGGTGAGTTACGCCAATGCGGCAAAAGAGGGCTTACTTGGTGTGAGTGGTCACGCTCTTGAAGAATATGGTGCTGTCAGTGAACCGATCGCCCGCCAGATGGCCGATGGGATTCGGCAGCGTCACACTGAACTGCCCCTTGGCCACCGTGGCCCCCATTACAGTCTCTCTGTCACGGGTATTGCTGGCCCTCAGGGTGGTCGGCCAGACAAACCCGTGGGGCTGGTCTGGTTTGGCTGGTCCGGGCCGGCGGGGACCGATACCCAGGTCCAACAGTTTCGGGGCGACCGAGCCCAGATCCAGCGGCAGGCGGCTGCCTGGGCCATGGCGGGGATGTTCGCGCGGGCCTGCCGCCGCTAG
- the ribH gene encoding 6,7-dimethyl-8-ribityllumazine synthase: MNELKVDLEGEGLRVGIVQARFNEQVGSAQRQACVAELIALGVDQSDILITTVPGALEIPLTLAQLAETGQFDALIALGAVIRGETYHFEVVSNESAAGISRVALEFHIPVANGVLTVENDEQAMVRAADKGRDCAQVAVEMANLLFAIDDQLSGEDD, translated from the coding sequence ATGAATGAACTCAAAGTAGATCTCGAAGGCGAAGGCCTGCGGGTTGGTATTGTTCAGGCGCGTTTTAACGAGCAGGTGGGTTCCGCGCAGCGCCAGGCCTGCGTTGCCGAGTTAATAGCGCTTGGCGTGGATCAGAGCGACATTCTGATCACAACGGTACCGGGTGCTCTTGAAATTCCATTGACACTGGCGCAGCTTGCGGAGACCGGCCAATTTGATGCCTTGATTGCCTTGGGCGCAGTGATTCGTGGCGAGACTTATCACTTTGAAGTGGTGTCCAATGAATCGGCCGCTGGTATTTCACGGGTGGCCTTGGAGTTTCACATTCCGGTGGCCAACGGCGTGTTAACCGTCGAAAACGATGAGCAGGCCATGGTGCGCGCTGCTGACAAGGGCCGGGATTGTGCGCAGGTGGCCGTGGAGATGGCCAATTTATTGTTTGCGATTGATGATCAACTGAGCGGTGAAGATGACTAA
- the thiL gene encoding thiamine-phosphate kinase → MASLGEFEFIDQLIRAQAARGQSFHDDPLALGIGDDAALIPPLATDEQFAVSTDMLIEGRHYFPEVDPRALGHKALAVNLSDLAAMGARPVAFTLAAGLRTIDVPWLTAFLEGMLALARDAQCPLVGGDTTKTAPDAPQVFSVTVMGAVPVGQALRRDGLQVGDELWVSGSLGDAAYAVNQRIADPKLNWPQPRLALGRALLGIAHAAIDISDGLQSEVLHLLKSSSMRSGAGSAFAAKMQWQALPLGPLLSAAISSGRISTEDAQIRAVTGGDEYELLFAAPSERAGLVAAIGASLNLTLTKIGTVAAADVPMIEWFTSEGRPIPAALDARLRDGGFTHF, encoded by the coding sequence ATGGCTAGCCTTGGCGAGTTTGAGTTTATTGATCAACTGATTCGTGCCCAGGCCGCTCGCGGCCAGTCATTTCATGACGACCCCCTGGCCCTTGGTATTGGCGACGACGCCGCATTAATTCCGCCCTTGGCTACTGATGAGCAGTTCGCGGTGTCGACCGACATGCTGATCGAGGGCCGACATTATTTTCCAGAAGTTGATCCGCGTGCCTTGGGCCACAAGGCATTGGCCGTCAATCTCTCTGATCTCGCCGCCATGGGCGCACGGCCAGTCGCCTTTACGCTGGCGGCGGGCCTGCGCACAATTGACGTGCCGTGGTTGACCGCGTTTTTAGAGGGGATGCTGGCCTTGGCACGTGATGCCCAGTGTCCGTTGGTGGGGGGTGACACCACTAAAACAGCACCGGATGCGCCACAGGTGTTTTCGGTTACCGTCATGGGGGCGGTTCCTGTTGGGCAGGCCTTACGTCGCGATGGCCTACAAGTCGGAGATGAGCTTTGGGTGTCAGGAAGTCTTGGCGATGCGGCGTATGCCGTCAATCAAAGAATTGCCGACCCAAAATTAAATTGGCCGCAGCCGCGTTTGGCGCTGGGCCGCGCCTTACTCGGCATTGCCCATGCTGCAATTGATATCTCGGATGGCCTGCAGTCAGAAGTGCTGCACTTGTTGAAGTCTTCCTCTATGCGAAGTGGTGCGGGCTCTGCCTTTGCTGCCAAGATGCAGTGGCAGGCGCTTCCTCTTGGGCCGCTGTTATCTGCGGCCATATCGTCTGGGAGAATCAGCACAGAAGACGCGCAAATTCGTGCAGTGACCGGTGGCGATGAATATGAATTGTTGTTTGCTGCGCCGAGTGAACGGGCAGGTCTGGTGGCCGCCATCGGTGCCTCGCTCAATCTCACGCTCACCAAAATTGGCACTGTGGCCGCGGCGGATGTGCCAATGATTGAGTGGTTTACCTCTGAGGGTAGGCCAATTCCCGCAGCACTTGATGCAAGATTGCGCGATGGTGGATTCACACACTTCTAA
- the nrdR gene encoding transcriptional regulator NrdR, with translation MRCPACGSEDTQVTETRVSEDGVEIRRRRRCLACSRRFKTVERIELSLPYVVKKNGARLEFDEKKLRASFLLALRKRPVSAEIVDGAVRRVEEQLAASGEREVASQRIGELVMHELKKLDKVAYIRFASVYRSFQDVAEFQDLVAEVSTKSNGRSNGKGRASKASKK, from the coding sequence ATGAGATGCCCTGCCTGCGGATCGGAAGACACTCAGGTCACGGAGACCCGGGTGTCCGAAGATGGCGTTGAGATTCGCCGTCGCCGTCGTTGCCTGGCCTGTAGCCGCCGGTTTAAAACCGTTGAGCGCATTGAGTTGTCGCTGCCCTATGTTGTGAAGAAGAACGGCGCACGGCTGGAATTTGATGAGAAAAAGCTTCGTGCCAGTTTTTTATTGGCCCTGCGCAAACGGCCGGTATCGGCCGAGATTGTGGATGGTGCTGTTCGCCGCGTGGAAGAGCAGTTGGCTGCCAGTGGTGAGCGCGAGGTGGCATCACAGCGCATTGGCGAATTGGTGATGCACGAACTTAAAAAACTCGACAAGGTTGCCTACATTCGTTTTGCATCGGTGTATCGCAGCTTTCAAGACGTGGCCGAATTTCAGGACCTGGTCGCCGAGGTCAGCACAAAATCAAACGGCCGGTCAAACGGCAAAGGCCGCGCGAGCAAGGCCAGCAAAAAATAA
- the ribBA gene encoding bifunctional 3,4-dihydroxy-2-butanone-4-phosphate synthase/GTP cyclohydrolase II, which produces MPQRYLSETADLIAEIRAGRMVVLVDDEDRENEGDLVMSASCVTPDAINFMAKHGRGLICLTLTESRCQQLNLQLMVNDNRSSHGTAFTVSIEAASGVTTGISAADRATTIAAAVAPAAKPADLVQPGHIFPLKAQPGGVLARAGHTEAGCDLAQLAGHEPAAVICEILKDDGSMARLPDLVAFAQSHGLKIGTIADLIKYRSANESLVTRVTERQVETAFGCFEMVVYRDRAGQQPHLALVKGKPQPDRETLVRVHEPFTVIDAIETQATTHSWSFAAALQEVDQHGEGVIVLLNCAPPSELLFAKLNQSAPTSWGTGAASNQLRNYGLGAAILRDLGVGKMLLLSQPRKMPSMTGFGLEVTGFRGGETHE; this is translated from the coding sequence ATGCCGCAACGTTATTTGTCTGAGACTGCTGACTTAATCGCCGAGATTCGTGCAGGCCGCATGGTGGTGCTCGTTGACGATGAAGATCGTGAAAACGAAGGGGACCTGGTCATGTCTGCATCGTGCGTGACGCCCGATGCGATTAATTTCATGGCCAAGCATGGCCGTGGTTTGATCTGTCTCACGCTTACCGAGTCACGCTGTCAGCAGCTGAATCTACAGCTCATGGTCAATGACAATCGCTCGTCTCATGGCACGGCCTTCACCGTGTCGATCGAGGCCGCAAGCGGCGTGACCACCGGCATTAGTGCAGCTGACCGGGCCACGACCATTGCTGCTGCAGTGGCACCTGCGGCCAAGCCTGCTGATTTGGTGCAGCCCGGTCATATCTTTCCCTTAAAGGCGCAGCCTGGCGGCGTGTTGGCGCGGGCCGGCCACACCGAGGCGGGCTGCGATTTGGCGCAGCTTGCGGGCCACGAACCTGCCGCGGTGATTTGCGAAATTCTGAAAGATGACGGCTCTATGGCGCGACTGCCCGACTTGGTGGCGTTCGCGCAGAGCCATGGATTAAAGATCGGCACCATCGCCGACCTGATCAAATACCGCAGTGCCAACGAGAGTCTGGTCACGCGGGTGACCGAGCGGCAAGTGGAGACTGCTTTTGGCTGCTTCGAAATGGTGGTTTATCGGGATCGCGCTGGCCAACAGCCCCACCTGGCTCTGGTCAAAGGCAAGCCCCAGCCAGACCGTGAAACGCTGGTTCGGGTCCATGAACCCTTTACCGTGATTGATGCGATTGAAACTCAGGCCACCACCCACAGCTGGAGTTTTGCGGCCGCACTGCAAGAGGTCGATCAACACGGTGAGGGTGTAATTGTCTTGCTGAATTGCGCGCCCCCATCAGAATTATTATTTGCCAAGTTAAATCAGTCTGCGCCAACATCGTGGGGCACGGGGGCAGCCAGCAATCAATTGCGCAACTACGGTTTGGGTGCCGCCATCCTTCGGGATCTTGGTGTGGGCAAAATGCTTTTGCTGTCGCAGCCCAGAAAGATGCCCAGCATGACGGGCTTTGGTTTAGAAGTTACCGGTTTTCGCGGGGGAGAAACACATGAATGA
- a CDS encoding COX15/CtaA family protein, with protein sequence MSLSNRLDRRVMRVGLIAVIAVYFLILVGGTVRATGAGMGCPDWPLCFGQIVPPTHESQLPANWREIYADRGYDKAPFDATKTWIEYINRLTGVTIGFLIIGFVFVAARFRKIDPPVFWVAVLGLLAVAFNGWLGSKVVASNLRPVMISLHMAGAFFVQMALIYATTRAARERFAQQIQGGLPNWFRHLLLATMLALIVQIVLGLQIRESVDWIAKTASDVERNEWIQLVPQIFYVHRSFSWVILALAGFLTYKVFKSRLRGTAVGKAAYGLVGLVTFEMLLGGALNHLGFPAIAQPVHLLVAHLIFGVLWFQWCVLSVSQYRSNESLAARSPADTQSQPASPSANRNSYV encoded by the coding sequence ATGAGCCTAAGCAACCGCCTAGATCGCCGCGTCATGCGCGTGGGCCTGATCGCCGTGATCGCGGTGTATTTTTTAATTCTGGTGGGCGGCACGGTGCGGGCCACCGGCGCGGGCATGGGCTGCCCGGATTGGCCGCTTTGTTTCGGTCAGATTGTTCCGCCCACGCACGAAAGTCAGCTGCCAGCCAATTGGCGTGAAATCTATGCGGATCGCGGCTATGACAAGGCCCCCTTTGATGCCACCAAGACCTGGATTGAATACATCAATCGCCTAACCGGCGTGACCATTGGTTTTCTCATCATTGGCTTTGTATTTGTTGCAGCCCGCTTTCGAAAGATTGACCCGCCGGTCTTTTGGGTGGCGGTGTTGGGCCTTCTGGCCGTTGCGTTTAACGGGTGGCTGGGGTCAAAAGTCGTGGCCTCCAATCTTCGGCCGGTCATGATTTCTTTGCACATGGCAGGCGCCTTTTTTGTGCAGATGGCCTTGATTTATGCCACCACGCGTGCCGCACGTGAACGCTTTGCCCAGCAGATTCAGGGTGGGCTGCCCAACTGGTTTCGCCATTTGTTGCTCGCCACAATGCTGGCATTGATTGTGCAGATTGTGCTGGGGCTTCAGATTCGTGAAAGCGTGGATTGGATTGCCAAGACCGCAAGCGATGTGGAGCGAAATGAATGGATTCAGTTAGTGCCACAAATTTTTTATGTGCACCGCTCCTTTTCTTGGGTCATTTTGGCCCTGGCTGGTTTTCTCACTTACAAAGTTTTTAAGAGCCGTCTGCGCGGCACTGCTGTCGGCAAGGCGGCCTATGGGCTTGTGGGTTTAGTCACGTTTGAAATGTTGCTGGGTGGTGCCCTGAATCACTTGGGCTTTCCGGCAATCGCCCAGCCCGTACATCTGCTGGTGGCGCATCTCATCTTCGGTGTGCTCTGGTTCCAGTGGTGCGTGCTATCCGTGAGTCAGTATCGTTCCAATGAATCACTGGCAGCGCGTTCGCCCGCCGATACCCAATCTCAACCTGCTTCTCCATCTGCCAATAGGAATTCTTATGTTTGA
- the glyA gene encoding serine hydroxymethyltransferase, which translates to MFDRQVSLTQVDPDVAAAIAAENARQEAHIELIASENYASPAVMAAQGSQLTNKYAEGYPGKRYYGGCEHVDVVEQLAIDRLKKLYGADCANVQPHSGAQANQAVFLAFLKPGDTIMGLSLAEGGHLTHGMPLNMSGKWFNVVPYGLNAKEEIDYDRMEALAREHKPKLLIAGASAYALKTDWARFAKVAKEIGAIFMVDMAHYSGLIAGGVYPNPVPHADVVTSTTHKSLRGPRGGIILMKAEHEKAINSAVFPGLQGGPLMHVIAAKAVAFGEALKPEFKVYSQKILDNAQALSQALVARGLRIVSGRTESHVMLVDLRAKSITGKAAEAALGQAHITVNKNAIPNDPEKAMVTSGIRLGTPACTTRGFGPQEMTLVGNLIADVLEAPEDAAVIARVRGQVEALTARFPVYR; encoded by the coding sequence ATGTTTGATCGCCAAGTCTCACTTACCCAAGTCGACCCCGATGTCGCTGCTGCGATTGCCGCTGAAAATGCGCGCCAGGAAGCCCACATTGAATTGATTGCCTCGGAAAACTACGCAAGCCCAGCGGTGATGGCGGCCCAGGGTTCGCAGCTCACCAACAAATACGCCGAAGGCTATCCTGGCAAGCGCTATTACGGCGGCTGTGAACATGTCGATGTCGTCGAGCAGTTGGCCATTGATCGATTGAAAAAACTCTACGGTGCCGATTGCGCCAATGTGCAGCCACACTCTGGCGCGCAGGCCAACCAGGCGGTGTTTCTTGCGTTTTTAAAACCTGGCGACACCATCATGGGCTTATCGCTGGCCGAAGGTGGCCACCTAACGCATGGCATGCCGCTCAATATGTCGGGCAAGTGGTTTAACGTGGTGCCCTATGGTTTAAACGCCAAGGAAGAGATTGATTATGACCGCATGGAGGCGCTCGCCCGCGAGCACAAGCCCAAGCTACTCATCGCTGGTGCATCGGCGTATGCCTTAAAGACAGATTGGGCCCGCTTTGCCAAAGTCGCCAAGGAAATTGGCGCCATCTTCATGGTGGACATGGCCCATTACTCTGGCCTGATTGCCGGTGGTGTGTATCCCAATCCGGTGCCGCATGCCGATGTGGTGACCTCCACCACCCACAAGAGTCTGCGTGGCCCACGTGGCGGCATCATCTTGATGAAGGCCGAGCACGAAAAGGCAATCAACAGCGCGGTGTTCCCTGGATTGCAGGGTGGCCCACTCATGCATGTGATCGCTGCAAAAGCAGTGGCCTTCGGCGAGGCATTAAAGCCTGAATTCAAAGTCTATTCGCAGAAAATTTTGGACAACGCCCAGGCCTTGTCTCAGGCCCTGGTGGCCCGCGGACTGCGTATTGTTTCTGGTCGCACGGAAAGTCACGTCATGCTGGTCGATCTTCGCGCCAAATCCATTACCGGCAAGGCTGCCGAAGCGGCTTTGGGCCAGGCCCACATCACGGTCAACAAAAACGCCATTCCCAACGACCCAGAAAAAGCCATGGTGACCAGCGGTATTCGCCTGGGCACACCCGCCTGTACCACCCGTGGTTTTGGCCCGCAGGAAATGACGCTGGTCGGCAATCTGATTGCCGATGTGCTCGAAGCACCTGAAGATGCTGCTGTGATTGCCCGAGTGCGTGGCCAGGTGGAAGCCTTAACGGCGCGCTTTCCGGTCTATCGTTAA
- the nusB gene encoding transcription antitermination factor NusB, translating into MTNSASGRVDRLARGSRRASRSLAVQGLYQWLASAEDAGAIDAFLREQESYGRCDQEYFDRLLHGAIREHALLRERFSAQCDRPVQELSPVEHAILLLATFEFLYSPEVPYRVIINEAIELGKSFGGTDGHKYINGVLDKLAAQLRPHG; encoded by the coding sequence ATGACTAATTCTGCTTCCGGCCGTGTGGACCGGCTTGCCCGGGGTTCTCGCCGTGCATCCCGCAGCCTAGCAGTACAGGGCCTGTACCAGTGGCTGGCCTCTGCCGAAGATGCGGGTGCGATTGATGCGTTTTTGCGTGAGCAAGAGAGCTATGGCCGTTGTGATCAGGAATATTTTGATCGGCTACTGCACGGCGCCATTCGCGAGCATGCATTGTTGCGCGAACGGTTTTCGGCCCAATGTGACCGGCCTGTCCAGGAGTTGTCGCCAGTCGAACATGCAATTTTGTTGTTGGCGACCTTCGAATTTTTATATTCGCCGGAAGTGCCTTACCGCGTGATCATCAACGAGGCCATTGAGCTTGGCAAATCGTTTGGTGGTACCGATGGCCACAAATACATCAATGGCGTGCTCGACAAACTTGCCGCACAGCTGCGTCCGCATGGCTAG
- the ribD gene encoding bifunctional diaminohydroxyphosphoribosylaminopyrimidine deaminase/5-amino-6-(5-phosphoribosylamino)uracil reductase RibD produces MFTPQDEFFMQHALALAARGMNTTTPNPRVGCVLVKDDQIVGEGWHERAGSPHAEVVAIAAAGAHRAVGATAYVTLEPCSHFGKTPPCAQALLDAGVTRVVAAMEDPNPQVSGTGLAALRNRGMDVRCGLLAEQAADLNPGFIKRMTTGMPWVRAKSAASIDGRTALPDGTSQWITDKTARDDGHAWRARACAVLTGIGTVRKDNPQMTVRAVDTPRQPLRVIVDTRFEIDTQAAVLAGGNSLLAVGVDLSAAAYSDKAAMLRDHGVEVIHLPLESPQGKIDLPALMKHLASRGCNEIHVEGGAQLTGAMMRHDLIDEWLVYLAPVFLGEGRPIAAGIGPWASVADAPRWRWKDQALIGDAVRLRLVKTER; encoded by the coding sequence ATGTTCACCCCCCAAGACGAATTCTTCATGCAACATGCGCTGGCCTTAGCAGCCCGTGGCATGAACACCACCACGCCCAATCCCCGCGTGGGCTGCGTCTTGGTGAAAGACGATCAGATTGTGGGCGAGGGCTGGCATGAACGTGCAGGCAGCCCCCACGCAGAGGTGGTGGCGATCGCAGCCGCAGGGGCACATCGCGCCGTTGGTGCCACAGCCTATGTCACGTTAGAGCCTTGCAGTCATTTTGGGAAAACACCGCCTTGTGCCCAGGCCTTGCTTGATGCCGGCGTGACTCGGGTGGTGGCAGCCATGGAAGATCCAAACCCCCAGGTGTCAGGCACCGGGCTTGCCGCCTTGCGTAATCGCGGCATGGATGTGCGTTGTGGGCTGCTGGCTGAGCAGGCGGCTGATTTAAACCCTGGCTTTATTAAGCGCATGACCACCGGCATGCCTTGGGTGCGGGCTAAATCAGCTGCATCCATTGATGGCCGCACGGCCTTGCCAGATGGCACGAGCCAGTGGATCACAGATAAAACGGCACGAGACGATGGCCACGCCTGGCGCGCCCGCGCCTGTGCGGTGCTCACCGGCATTGGCACGGTTCGCAAAGACAACCCCCAGATGACGGTCCGCGCCGTGGACACCCCACGGCAGCCGCTTCGGGTCATTGTCGACACGCGGTTTGAAATTGATACCCAGGCGGCTGTGCTGGCCGGGGGCAATAGCCTGCTCGCAGTGGGGGTCGACTTATCGGCCGCTGCTTATTCCGATAAGGCCGCCATGCTGCGTGACCATGGTGTGGAAGTCATCCACCTGCCGCTTGAGTCGCCGCAGGGCAAGATTGATTTGCCTGCCCTGATGAAGCACCTCGCCAGTCGCGGCTGTAATGAGATCCATGTCGAAGGTGGTGCTCAGTTAACCGGCGCCATGATGCGGCATGATTTGATTGACGAGTGGTTGGTCTACCTTGCGCCGGTGTTTCTTGGAGAGGGCCGGCCGATTGCTGCCGGCATTGGCCCCTGGGCATCTGTTGCCGATGCACCCCGCTGGCGGTGGAAAGACCAGGCGCTGATTGGCGATGCGGTGCGCCTGCGGTTAGTGAAAACTGAGCGCTAA
- a CDS encoding riboflavin synthase, whose amino-acid sequence MFTGIVQALGQIQSVRPIQVSWVSPDAPAGDRTGLRLSVAFGGLPSDDVAIGDSIAINGACMTVVAMNASSFEVDVSKESLARTVRLDQPGPVNLEKAMRASDRFGGHMVSGHVDGTAVIDSVVSHGESWQLNVLLPNYLSAYVSSKGSIALDGVSLTVNSVVDQADGTLISINLIPHTWQSTTLHLRQPGDRLNVEVDQLAKQVERILQRIQSSH is encoded by the coding sequence ATGTTTACCGGAATTGTTCAGGCCCTTGGCCAAATCCAATCCGTTCGGCCCATTCAGGTGTCCTGGGTGTCGCCTGATGCGCCGGCAGGCGATCGCACCGGACTGCGGCTGTCAGTGGCGTTTGGCGGACTGCCCAGTGATGATGTAGCGATTGGCGATTCCATCGCGATCAATGGGGCCTGCATGACGGTGGTGGCCATGAATGCGTCATCATTTGAAGTTGATGTCTCAAAAGAAAGTCTGGCGCGCACGGTTCGCTTGGATCAGCCCGGCCCCGTGAATTTAGAAAAAGCCATGCGGGCCAGCGATCGATTCGGTGGCCACATGGTGAGTGGCCATGTGGATGGCACAGCCGTGATTGACTCTGTGGTGTCGCATGGCGAGTCCTGGCAACTCAATGTGCTGCTGCCAAATTATTTATCGGCTTATGTCTCTTCTAAAGGGTCCATCGCTTTAGATGGCGTGAGCTTGACCGTGAACTCGGTGGTCGATCAGGCCGATGGCACGCTCATTTCGATAAATCTCATACCGCATACTTGGCAGTCCACCACATTACACCTGCGTCAGCCGGGGGATCGCTTAAATGTCGAGGTCGATCAGCTGGCCAAGCAAGTCGAACGCATCCTTCAACGCATTCAATCATCACACTAA
- a CDS encoding phosphatidylglycerophosphatase A, protein MVDSHTSNTPAGLFLRHPMHLVSFGFGSGLFPFAPGTIATLWAWVVFLMIDPFMTDFAWATVLFFGLVLGAKACTFTGRALGQVDSSSMVWDEIIAFWLVLWVLPKATDPAGFHAMGSLPEWLIQGCGFVLFRFFDIVKPAPIRTIDRLSKDGWGVMLDDLVAAAYTLLVCAILLRLIHLAQAWL, encoded by the coding sequence ATGGTGGATTCACACACTTCTAATACTCCCGCCGGATTGTTCCTGCGGCACCCCATGCATTTGGTGTCGTTTGGTTTTGGCAGTGGGCTTTTTCCATTTGCGCCTGGCACGATCGCAACGCTGTGGGCTTGGGTGGTCTTTCTCATGATCGACCCGTTCATGACGGATTTCGCCTGGGCCACGGTCTTATTTTTTGGTTTGGTGCTCGGCGCAAAAGCCTGCACGTTTACTGGCCGAGCCCTGGGGCAGGTGGATTCATCTTCCATGGTCTGGGACGAGATCATTGCCTTTTGGCTGGTGCTCTGGGTGCTGCCCAAAGCCACGGATCCGGCCGGGTTTCATGCCATGGGTAGCCTGCCCGAGTGGCTGATTCAGGGTTGCGGTTTTGTACTGTTTCGCTTTTTTGACATTGTGAAGCCCGCACCCATTCGCACGATTGATCGCTTAAGCAAAGACGGTTGGGGCGTGATGCTTGATGATTTGGTTGCTGCTGCGTACACCTTGCTGGTCTGCGCCATCTTGCTGCGACTCATTCATCTGGCCCAGGCCTGGCTCTAA
- the tyrS gene encoding tyrosine--tRNA ligase, producing the protein MAVVARGCEELLVADEFAAKLARSEKTGTPLRIKLGLDPTAPDLHLGHTVVLNKLRQLQDLGHTVIFLVGDFTALIGDPTGRNATRPPLTAEEITANAQTYFNQASMVLDPDKTEIRRNSEWCDALGARGMIQLAARYTVARMLERDDFTKRYKGGVPISVHEFLYPLVQGYDSVALKSDLELGGTDQKFNLLVGRELQREYGQEPQCILTMPLLVGLDGVEKMSKSKGNYVGISEKPSEIFGKLMSISDELMWQYFELLSFRPLSQIAALKAEVQAGRNPRDVKVDLAMEIVARFHSQSAAHQALEDFEARFKQGAIPDDIAQVSLSGAPVGIVAALKQAALAPSTSEAIRNIEQGGVRIDGEKVADRNLRLAAGTYVLQVGKRKFARVTIT; encoded by the coding sequence ATGGCCGTGGTTGCTCGCGGCTGTGAGGAGTTGCTTGTTGCGGACGAGTTCGCAGCAAAACTGGCCCGAAGCGAAAAGACCGGTACGCCCTTAAGAATCAAGCTGGGGCTAGACCCAACGGCCCCCGATCTGCATTTAGGCCACACGGTGGTGCTGAATAAATTGCGTCAGCTGCAAGATCTTGGCCACACCGTGATCTTTCTGGTGGGGGATTTCACGGCATTGATTGGGGACCCCACCGGCCGCAACGCCACCAGGCCACCGTTGACCGCCGAGGAAATCACGGCAAACGCCCAGACTTACTTCAATCAGGCCTCCATGGTGTTGGACCCAGACAAAACAGAGATCCGCCGAAATTCGGAGTGGTGCGATGCTCTGGGGGCACGGGGCATGATTCAACTGGCGGCCCGCTACACCGTGGCCCGCATGTTAGAGCGCGACGATTTCACCAAGCGCTACAAGGGCGGCGTTCCGATCTCGGTCCATGAATTTCTTTACCCCTTGGTCCAGGGCTACGACTCGGTCGCGCTGAAATCTGACCTAGAGCTTGGCGGCACCGATCAAAAGTTCAATCTGCTCGTGGGCCGCGAACTTCAGCGTGAATATGGCCAGGAGCCGCAGTGCATTCTGACCATGCCGCTGTTGGTTGGCCTAGACGGCGTTGAGAAGATGTCGAAGAGTAAGGGCAACTATGTCGGTATCTCAGAAAAGCCCTCCGAGATTTTCGGCAAGCTGATGTCGATTTCAGACGAGCTCATGTGGCAGTACTTTGAGCTGCTGTCGTTTCGGCCCCTGTCGCAGATTGCTGCACTCAAGGCCGAAGTCCAGGCCGGTCGAAATCCGCGCGATGTGAAAGTGGATCTGGCCATGGAGATCGTTGCCCGTTTTCATAGTCAGTCGGCCGCCCATCAGGCATTAGAAGACTTCGAGGCCCGCTTTAAGCAGGGCGCTATTCCTGATGACATTGCCCAGGTCTCGCTATCGGGTGCACCCGTGGGCATTGTGGCGGCGTTAAAGCAGGCGGCGCTTGCCCCATCCACATCCGAGGCGATTCGAAATATCGAGCAGGGTGGTGTTCGAATAGACGGCGAAAAAGTTGCGGATCGCAATCTGCGACTGGCCGCAGGAACTTATGTGTTGCAGGTTGGCAAGCGAAAATTTGCGCGGGTGACCATTACATGA